One Thermoanaerobaculia bacterium DNA window includes the following coding sequences:
- a CDS encoding azurin encodes TNADSFAMEAAMARDNGYIPKAKAASILAQTKLAGGGETVEVTFNAPKEPGEYMYICTFPGHYMGGMKGKLIVK; translated from the coding sequence ACGAATGCGGACTCGTTCGCCATGGAAGCGGCGATGGCCCGGGACAACGGCTACATCCCGAAGGCCAAGGCGGCCTCCATCCTCGCGCAGACGAAGCTCGCCGGCGGCGGCGAGACGGTCGAGGTCACCTTCAACGCGCCGAAGGAGCCGGGCGAGTACATGTACATCTGCACCTTCCCGGGCCACTACATGGGCGGGATGAAGGGCAAGCTGATCGTCAAGTAG